In one Nitrosopumilus sp. genomic region, the following are encoded:
- a CDS encoding ArsR family transcriptional regulator: MQTLQQQSQAFKIEETERKDYLLEILSDKYCRSILESIMYKPKSVIEITSDTNIPMSTVYRRVQNLHDNKLLHISGTITDEGKRLFMYKSKIKGMKSTFDNGQIEVELILNN; encoded by the coding sequence ATGCAAACATTACAACAACAATCACAAGCCTTCAAAATTGAAGAAACAGAAAGAAAAGACTACCTGCTAGAAATTTTATCAGACAAGTACTGCCGATCTATCCTTGAATCCATCATGTACAAGCCAAAATCCGTAATTGAAATAACTTCTGACACCAACATCCCAATGAGTACGGTGTACAGGAGAGTTCAGAACCTTCATGACAATAAACTTCTGCACATATCTGGAACAATCACTGATGAAGGAAAAAGACTGTTTATGTACAAAAGCAAAATCAAGGGAATGAAAAGTACATTTGATAATGGTCAGATAGAAGTTGAGTTAATTCTCAACAATTGA
- a CDS encoding pyridoxamine 5'-phosphate oxidase family protein: MVAITPDVKRMMNSQHVILIGTVNDQKIPNVSPRSSFYVDNDVIYWYEIFMHKSYQNFTKNNWVSVSVVDYNEFSGYQLKGHTKIVTDKKEYFHADTRLSENLPKNHEEKVRKLILNNDTKIIQFKPLVLYSLNPADFEKAPGLLESDVDLDKLQKLEEFSMLDY; encoded by the coding sequence ATGGTAGCCATAACACCAGATGTAAAAAGAATGATGAACTCACAACATGTAATTCTAATTGGCACTGTCAATGATCAAAAAATTCCTAACGTTTCACCAAGAAGTTCATTTTATGTTGACAATGATGTAATTTACTGGTATGAAATTTTCATGCACAAATCCTATCAAAACTTTACAAAAAACAATTGGGTGAGTGTGTCAGTAGTTGATTATAATGAATTTTCAGGATATCAGTTAAAAGGACATACAAAGATAGTCACTGACAAGAAAGAATATTTTCATGCTGACACCAGGCTCTCAGAGAATCTCCCAAAAAACCATGAAGAAAAAGTTAGGAAATTAATCCTGAATAACGATACCAAGATAATCCAATTCAAACCACTTGTGTTATACTCGTTGAATCCTGCAGACTTTGAAAAAGCACCTGGCTTGCTGGAATCAGATGTGGATCTAGACAAGCTACAGAAACTTGAAGAGTTTTCAATGCTAGACTACTGA
- a CDS encoding OsmC family protein: protein MVNIFNNVDLEKVSQTLEKGKEEKSSLKKPVKLEGEWVLDSNQGYQFRTELGFEKGKQVIEVDSPSFLGGQGNRLGPMAYCVAGITSCFIGTFVGIAAQQEIKLTKLKVNTECQVNFAKTFDLADEPITEGINFHVEAESENADKAKLQELLGMAKERCPAMYSMSHNINVDAKIV, encoded by the coding sequence ATGGTAAATATTTTTAACAATGTAGATTTAGAGAAGGTTTCTCAAACATTGGAAAAAGGAAAAGAAGAAAAATCATCTCTTAAAAAACCAGTTAAACTCGAAGGAGAATGGGTTTTAGATTCAAATCAAGGATATCAATTCAGAACAGAATTGGGTTTTGAGAAGGGAAAGCAAGTCATCGAAGTTGATTCTCCATCGTTTCTTGGAGGTCAAGGAAATAGATTGGGTCCTATGGCTTATTGTGTTGCAGGAATCACATCATGTTTTATTGGAACCTTTGTAGGAATTGCAGCTCAACAGGAAATAAAATTAACTAAATTAAAGGTGAATACAGAATGCCAAGTAAATTTCGCAAAAACATTTGATTTGGCTGATGAACCAATTACTGAGGGAATTAATTTCCATGTAGAGGCTGAAAGTGAAAATGCAGACAAAGCAAAACTTCAAGAACTATTAGGCATGGCCAAAGAGCGATGTCCTGCCATGTACAGTATGTCTCACAATATCAATGTCGATGCAAAGATAGTATAA